The Astatotilapia calliptera chromosome 2, fAstCal1.2, whole genome shotgun sequence genome includes a window with the following:
- the foxo4 gene encoding forkhead box protein O6 — translation MEESPVPPIDPDFEPQSRPRSCTWPLPRPDITAVKSEGADGAESAAGTPPADEDKPEPQQIASEPEKAAAASVEGGVVAGVGGPGATPRKGSSRRNAWGNQSYADLISQAIENSPEKRLTLAQIYEWMVKTVPYFRDKGDSNSSAGWKNSIRHNLSLHNKFLRVHNESTGKSSWWMLNPEGGKTGKAPRRRAASMDNSSKLLKSRMRAKQTKKQAGAAGLGGTAGVLQGDGATGSAGADSPNSSQQFSKWGVNSSSPSSRGSLDDTDMWTTFRPRTSSNASTLSGRLSPIAPGQEDDDNLPDDGLLGRFSASNLTPTLTETLMEELDLIDGLTLMTGQQGGASPSTAPPAPPTPLPSASTLLPRGSSFPSFHQLSSSLPQAPTHTRATTSVSPCGPGSKEQTTFSNSLFNPMPTPSSRGSGHYSAHVPSSLEALLTSDSPPPSDVLMAQVDSIMPNSGGVGMIGLGTSVAGVRLGKGLEPNTVSPIGLQAQMQPQQHHLHHQQQQQPPPPAQQQQQQHQHHSQMELGMILSGLSQDPSQLSALKAQHAALPAVGSQHGGPITTLPGISQFGVPSCFSTGPGRLPTDLDIDMFTENLDCDVDYIINSDLMDGDGLDFNFDPMLPGGQGYPGPTTTQGSAHNWVPS, via the exons ATGGAGGAGTCGCCAGTGCCCCCGATTGACCCAGATTTTGAGCCGCAGAGCAGACCTCGCTCTTGCACGTGGCCGCTGCCGAGGCCCGACATCACGGCTGTCAAGTCGGAGGGGGCGGACGGCGCCGAGTCCGCCGCCGGGACCCCGCCCGCTGACGAGGACAAGCCCGAGCCCCAGCAAATCGCGTCCGAGCCCGAGAAAGCGGCTGCGGCGTCCGTGGAGGGCGGGGTCGTGGCCGGCGTGGGCGGACCCGGAGCGACGCCGCGCAAAGGATCCTCCCGGCGCAACGCGTGGGGGAACCAGAGCTACGCGGACCTGATCAGCCAGGCCATCGAGAACTCACCCGAGAAGAGGCTGACGCTAGCGCAGATATATGAGTGGATGGTGAAAACTGTGCCTTACTTCAGAGACAAAGGAGACAGCAACAGCTCCGCCGGCTGGAAG AATTCAATTCGCCACAATTTGTCACTCCACAACAAGTTCCTGAGGGTACACAATGAATCGACCGGAAAGAGCTCTTGGTGGATGCTCAACCCCGAAGGAGGCAAGACCGGCAAGGCGCCGCGTCGCCGGGCTGCATCTATGGACAACAGCAGTAAGCTGCTGAAGAGCCGCATGAGGGCCAAGCAGACCAAGAAGCAGGCGGGAGCGGCCGGCCTGGGAGGCACCGCAGGTGTGTTGCAGGGCGATGGTGCCACGGGCTCGGCGGGCGCGGACAGCCCTAACTCATCCCAGCAGTTCTCCAAATGGGGGGTGAACAGCAGCAGCCCCTCGTCCCGCGGCAGCCTGGACGACACGGATATGTGGACCACCTTCCGCCCACGCACGAGCTCTAACGCCAGCACCCTGAGCGGACGTCTGTCCCCCATTGCTCCGGGCCAGGAGGATGACGACAACCTGCCTGATGACGGCCTGCTGGGGCGGTTCTCTGCCAGCAACTTGACTCCCACCCTCACCGAGACGCTCATGGAGGAGCTGGACCTGATCGATGGCCTCACTCTGATGACTGGACAGCAGGGAGGGGCCAGTCCCAGCACAGCCCCACCAGCACCTCCCACTCCACTGCCCTCCGCCTCCACCCTGCTGCCTCGAGGCTCCAGCTTCCCCTCCTTCCATCAGCTTTCATCCAGCCTCCCACAGGCCCCTACCCACACCAGGGCCACAACCTCCGTGTCTCCCTGCGGGCCCGGCAGCAAAGAGCAGACGACGTTCAGCAACTCCCTCTTCAACCCAATGCCCACCCCCAGCTCCCGTGGGAGCGGCCATTACAGCGCCCACGTACCCTCCAGCTTGGAAGCGCTGCTCACCTCCGACTCCCCTCCTCCCAGCGATGTCCTGATGGCCCAAGTGGATTCCATCATGCCGAATTCTGGAGGGGTGGGAATGATAGGTTTGGGCACGTCTGTTGCAGGAGTGAGGTTGGGTAAGGGGTTGGAGCCGAACACCGTGTCCCCCATCGGGCTGCAGGCACAGATGCAGCCTCAGCAGCATCACcttcaccaccagcagcagcagcagccaccaCCACcggcgcagcagcagcagcaacaacaccaGCATCACTCTCAGATGGAGTTGGGGATGATCCTCTCAGGTCTGTCTCAGGACCCGTCACAGCTCTCTGCCCTCAAAGCCCAACACGCCGCGCTACCAGCCGTTGGCTCGCAACACGGGGGGCCCATCACCACCCTGCCGGGAATCAGTCAGTTTGGAGTGCCGTCCTGCTTCTCCACCGGTCCGGGTCGGCTCCCTACGGACTTGGACATTGACATGTTCACCGAAAACCTGGATTGCGATGTGGACTACATAATCAACAGTGACCTCATGGACGGAGACGGCCTCGATTTCAACTTCGACCCCATGCTGCCTGGAGGCCAAGGCTACCCGGGACCGACCACCACGCAGGGCTCCGCTCACAACTGGGTGCCCAGCTAA
- the ubl3b gene encoding ubiquitin-like protein 3b translates to MTTQRDLDMVHLRLILVSGKTQDFTFSPNDSATDIAKHVFDNWPAGWEEEQVSSPSILRLIFQGRFLHGNVTLGALKLPPGRTTVMHLVARETLPEPNSHGQRNREKTTESNCCLLL, encoded by the exons ATGACCACTCAGAGGGATCTTGATATG GTACACCTCCGCCTTATCCTGGTCAGTGGCAAAACACAGGACTTCACCTTCTCCCCAAATGACTCGGCCACGGACATCGCCAAGCACGTATTTGACAACTGGCCTGCAG GGTGGGAGGAAGAGCAGGTGAGCAGTCCCAGTATACTCCGCCTCATTTTCCAGGGACGCTTCCTTCATGGCAACGTCACCCTGGGAG CTCTAAAGCTGCCGCCGGGCCGAACAACTGTCATGCACTTGGTTGCCAGGGAGACTCTTCCAGAGCCCAACTCTCATG GTCAAaggaacagagaaaaaacaacagagagcAACTGCTGCCTCCTCTTGTAA